In a single window of the Paenibacillus sp. MMS20-IR301 genome:
- a CDS encoding glycosyltransferase encodes MSGARTRVLLGSPIHQKPAILEQFLNSLLRLRLNHIELHFYFIDDNQDEASSRLLQQFAGSGREVFLQTSGFHDAYIRDDTTHFWNSNLVWKVAAFKNLMIRRADAFGYDYLFLIDSDLILHPDTLLHLLATDKDIISEVFWTQWQPGAIMQPQVWVHDEYNQWEVLPGEQLSREEINHRFHAFLQKLQQPGVYEVGGLGACTLISSRAIASGVSYDRVRNISYWGEDRHFCIRAAALGIPLFVDTHYPALHLYRDSDLQKVAEFVQAEEADAGNQAVKAPPGEADDAPADKRALDGAAQWDALWSKAEAQRRLSKEPLAPGGDGSAAEPPDRNPAAGGEADAASGADAEALAADAEVEAAAGKAIDGAGGEAARRPKLTLTMVVKNEGKRFLRQVLQEHRQYIDEAVIIDDGSTDDTAEICREVLQGIPLHLVRNDVSRFNHESELRKQQWEAVVQTGPEWILSLDADEMFESGFRSEVDSLLRTDNCDLFCFRLYDFWNDNHYREDMYWRSHQSYRPFLVRYREDFNYLWNDLPQHSGRLPENVFELSHQLSNLRLKHLGWSKPEYRLEKYLRYMTLDPDGQYGWKEQYLSILDPHPHLVPWSE; translated from the coding sequence GCCTCCAGCCGGCTTCTGCAGCAGTTCGCCGGGAGCGGCCGGGAAGTCTTCCTGCAGACCTCAGGGTTCCATGACGCCTATATCCGTGACGACACCACCCACTTCTGGAACTCCAATCTGGTGTGGAAGGTGGCCGCTTTCAAGAATCTGATGATCCGCCGGGCGGATGCCTTCGGGTATGATTATCTCTTCCTGATTGATTCCGATCTCATTCTGCATCCGGACACACTGCTGCACCTGCTTGCCACGGACAAGGATATTATCTCTGAGGTGTTCTGGACCCAGTGGCAGCCGGGTGCGATTATGCAGCCGCAGGTCTGGGTTCATGACGAATACAACCAATGGGAGGTGCTTCCCGGCGAGCAGCTCTCCCGCGAGGAGATTAACCACCGGTTCCATGCCTTCCTGCAGAAGCTCCAGCAGCCGGGCGTCTATGAGGTCGGCGGCCTCGGCGCCTGCACGCTGATCAGCAGCCGGGCGATTGCCTCCGGCGTCAGCTATGACCGGGTCCGCAACATCTCTTACTGGGGTGAGGACCGCCATTTCTGCATCCGGGCAGCTGCGCTCGGCATCCCGCTGTTCGTGGACACCCACTACCCGGCGCTGCATCTCTACAGGGACAGCGACCTGCAGAAGGTGGCGGAATTCGTTCAGGCGGAGGAGGCGGATGCGGGGAATCAAGCCGTAAAAGCTCCCCCGGGCGAGGCGGATGACGCCCCGGCGGACAAAAGAGCGCTGGACGGGGCCGCCCAGTGGGATGCACTGTGGTCCAAGGCCGAGGCGCAGCGGCGCTTGTCGAAGGAGCCGCTGGCGCCCGGCGGGGACGGCAGCGCGGCAGAGCCGCCGGACAGGAATCCGGCGGCAGGCGGTGAGGCCGATGCGGCGAGCGGAGCTGATGCAGAGGCCCTGGCCGCTGACGCAGAGGTGGAGGCGGCAGCGGGCAAGGCGATAGATGGGGCCGGCGGCGAAGCGGCCCGGCGGCCGAAGCTGACGCTCACGATGGTCGTCAAGAATGAGGGCAAGCGCTTCCTGCGGCAGGTGCTGCAGGAGCACCGCCAATATATCGATGAGGCAGTCATCATCGATGACGGCAGTACCGATGACACGGCAGAGATATGCCGGGAGGTGCTTCAGGGAATTCCGCTGCATCTGGTGCGTAATGATGTTTCCCGCTTCAATCATGAATCGGAGCTGCGCAAGCAGCAGTGGGAGGCGGTCGTGCAGACGGGGCCGGAATGGATTCTAAGTCTGGATGCCGATGAAATGTTTGAGTCCGGGTTCCGCAGCGAAGTGGATTCCCTGCTGCGTACGGATAACTGCGACCTGTTCTGCTTCAGGCTCTACGACTTCTGGAACGACAATCATTACCGGGAAGATATGTACTGGCGCTCCCATCAGAGCTACCGTCCCTTCCTGGTCCGTTACCGGGAGGATTTCAATTACCTCTGGAATGACCTGCCGCAGCACTCCGGGCGGCTGCCGGAGAATGTATTTGAGCTGTCCCACCAGCTGAGCAATCTGCGGCTGAAGCATCTCGGCTGGTCGAAGCCGGAATACCGGCTGGAGAAATATTTGCGCTACATGACGCTTGACCCGGACGGCCAATACGGCTGGAAGGAGCAGTATCTGTCCATTCTTGACCCGCATCCTCATCTGGTGCCCTGGAGCGAATAA
- the clpB gene encoding ATP-dependent chaperone ClpB: MDFNKLTQKLQEAVAEAQSLAAAGGHQEIDNLHLLKALLLQSEGLLPRLLQKMNIPAAELLQGTEALLQRKPSVSGSGAGTMRRYASPALIALLEEAEREAAGMQDEFVAVEHAVLAMVSDSGSGSRELRGLFTSRGISREKLLGVLAEIRGHQRVTSREPEATYEVLEKYGRDLVAEVRAGKIDPVIGRDAEIRRVIRILSRKTKNNPVLIGEPGVGKTAIVEGLAHRIVRRDVPEGLKDKTIFSLDMSALIAGAKYRGEFEERLQAVLKEIRESDGRIILFIDELHTIVGAGKTEGAMDAGNMLKPMLARGELHCIGATTLDEYRKYIEKDPALERRFQQVLVSEPDVEDTISILRGLKERFEVHHGVKIYDSALVAAGVLSNRYITDRFLPDKAIDLVDEACAMIRTEIDSMPGEMDEVTRRLMQMEIEEAALKKETDDASRRRLEILQRELADLKEKHLGMTVRWEKEKSAIQGLRELKKRLEQARKELVDAQEIYDLNKSAELSYGIIPDLERQLKAAEEAASQDQETRLLREAVTEEEIADIVSRWTGVPVSRLVEGERDKLLRLEDTLHERVVGQDEAVRLVADAVLRARAGIKDPNRPIGSFLFLGPTGVGKTELAKALAVSLFDREDGMIRIDMSEYMEKHSVSRLVGAPPGYIGYEEGGQLTEAVRRQPYTVVLLDEVEKAHPDVFNILLQLLDDGRLTDSQGRVVDFKNTIIIMTSNIGSPHLIQGTDDNGELTEAVKNLVMNELRGHFRPEFLNRVDDIVMFKPLTLSETGQIVVKLVDGLRLRLAERGIGLTLSEAAVRFIAEEGFDSVYGARPLKRFIQRSLETRVARALIAGEAEEGSVLAVDIADGGLAVSITKPEPEPAKTAGSM; the protein is encoded by the coding sequence ATGGATTTCAATAAGCTGACACAGAAGCTGCAGGAAGCTGTTGCAGAAGCCCAGTCGCTGGCTGCTGCCGGCGGACACCAGGAGATAGATAATCTCCATCTGCTGAAGGCACTGCTCTTGCAGTCCGAGGGGCTGCTGCCCCGCCTGCTGCAGAAGATGAATATTCCTGCAGCCGAGCTGCTGCAGGGAACGGAGGCGCTGCTGCAGCGGAAGCCGAGCGTAAGCGGCAGCGGCGCAGGCACGATGCGGCGTTATGCCTCGCCTGCGCTGATCGCCCTGCTGGAAGAGGCGGAGCGGGAAGCGGCCGGGATGCAGGACGAATTCGTGGCCGTGGAGCATGCCGTACTGGCGATGGTGTCTGATTCCGGCAGCGGCAGCCGTGAGCTGCGCGGGCTGTTCACGAGCCGGGGGATCTCGCGCGAGAAGCTGCTCGGGGTGCTGGCCGAGATCCGCGGACACCAGCGGGTGACGAGCCGGGAGCCGGAGGCCACCTATGAGGTGCTGGAGAAATACGGCCGTGATCTCGTTGCTGAGGTGCGGGCGGGCAAGATTGACCCCGTGATCGGGCGTGATGCCGAGATCCGCCGGGTCATCCGTATTCTGTCGCGCAAGACCAAGAACAATCCGGTGCTGATCGGGGAACCGGGCGTCGGTAAAACAGCGATCGTGGAAGGACTGGCCCACCGGATTGTCCGCCGGGATGTGCCGGAGGGACTGAAGGACAAGACGATTTTCTCGCTGGATATGAGCGCCCTGATTGCCGGAGCCAAATACCGCGGGGAATTCGAGGAGCGGCTGCAAGCCGTGCTGAAGGAGATCCGCGAGAGTGACGGCCGGATCATCCTGTTCATTGATGAGCTGCATACCATTGTCGGCGCAGGGAAGACCGAAGGGGCCATGGACGCGGGCAATATGCTGAAGCCGATGCTGGCCCGGGGCGAGCTGCATTGTATCGGGGCCACTACGCTGGATGAGTACCGCAAATACATCGAGAAGGACCCGGCGCTCGAACGCCGCTTCCAGCAGGTACTGGTCAGCGAGCCGGATGTCGAGGATACGATTTCCATCCTGCGCGGCCTCAAGGAACGCTTCGAGGTGCATCACGGGGTCAAAATCTATGACAGCGCACTGGTTGCAGCCGGGGTACTGTCAAACCGCTACATTACAGACCGCTTCCTGCCGGATAAGGCGATCGATCTGGTGGATGAAGCCTGCGCGATGATCCGTACCGAGATCGATTCGATGCCCGGCGAGATGGATGAGGTGACCCGCCGCCTGATGCAGATGGAGATTGAAGAGGCTGCCCTGAAAAAGGAAACCGATGACGCCAGCAGGCGCCGTCTTGAAATCCTGCAGCGGGAGCTGGCTGATCTGAAGGAGAAGCATCTGGGCATGACTGTCCGCTGGGAGAAGGAGAAATCGGCGATTCAAGGTCTCCGCGAGCTGAAGAAGCGGCTGGAGCAAGCGCGCAAGGAGCTGGTCGATGCGCAGGAGATCTATGATCTTAACAAGTCGGCCGAGCTGAGCTATGGTATTATTCCTGATCTGGAACGGCAGCTGAAGGCCGCTGAGGAGGCTGCTTCGCAGGATCAGGAGACCCGGCTGCTGCGCGAAGCCGTGACGGAAGAGGAGATTGCCGATATTGTCTCGCGCTGGACCGGTGTTCCGGTCAGCCGGCTCGTGGAAGGCGAGCGGGATAAGCTGCTGCGGCTTGAAGATACGCTGCATGAACGGGTGGTCGGACAGGATGAAGCTGTCCGGCTGGTGGCAGATGCGGTGCTCCGGGCCAGAGCCGGCATCAAGGACCCGAACCGGCCGATCGGTTCGTTCCTGTTCCTCGGGCCGACTGGTGTCGGCAAGACCGAGCTGGCCAAAGCGCTCGCCGTATCGCTGTTTGACCGCGAGGACGGCATGATCCGCATCGATATGTCGGAGTATATGGAGAAGCATAGCGTTTCGCGTCTGGTCGGCGCTCCTCCCGGATATATCGGCTACGAGGAAGGCGGCCAGCTGACAGAGGCGGTACGCCGCCAGCCTTATACGGTCGTGCTGCTGGATGAAGTGGAGAAAGCCCACCCTGATGTGTTCAACATCCTCCTGCAGCTGCTGGATGACGGGCGGCTGACCGACTCGCAGGGCCGGGTGGTTGACTTCAAGAACACAATTATTATCATGACCTCCAATATCGGCTCTCCTCATCTGATTCAAGGTACGGATGACAACGGCGAGCTGACTGAAGCCGTTAAGAACCTGGTAATGAATGAGCTGCGCGGCCATTTCCGTCCGGAGTTCCTGAACCGGGTAGACGATATTGTAATGTTCAAGCCCTTGACGCTCAGCGAAACCGGGCAGATCGTCGTTAAGCTGGTCGATGGGCTCCGTCTGCGTCTGGCCGAACGGGGCATCGGGCTTACGCTCAGTGAAGCGGCGGTCCGCTTCATCGCCGAGGAAGGCTTCGATTCCGTCTATGGCGCAAGACCGCTGAAGCGGTTCATCCAGCGCAGCCTGGAGACCCGGGTGGCACGCGCACTGATCGCCGGAGAAGCCGAAGAAGGCTCAGTGCTGGCTGTGGATATTGCTGACGGCGGGTTGGCCGTTTCGATAACGAAACCGGAGCCGGAGCCTGCGAAGACGGCGGGTTCAATGTAA
- a CDS encoding DnaJ C-terminal domain-containing protein, giving the protein MAANYYETLGVGRQSSKQEIKKAYQKLAKKWHPDVNKAPEAEAKFKEAAEAYEVLGNEEKREIYDEELRYGSGRAGARGPRGNGSASSSSWETPFGAGWSSGAGSGGIAEEDLFGMFFGSRGAAERSGFDFFGGGAARQSGDPWADGYSTMQAQLDITLEQAYRGGSISVQAGGKDLNVQIPARSAEGTVIRVPGGSAGEGGDLLISLHLLPHDIYEPDGGDLLGTIEIAPWQAVLGGEARVALPDGSSVKLKIPAGMPGGRSLRLSGKGLKRPDGTNGDILFKLELVIPAETSEAEKKLYRQLADSGSFQAGAKRQAPGGAQRRRATTG; this is encoded by the coding sequence ATGGCAGCGAATTATTACGAGACTCTGGGTGTCGGCAGGCAGTCGTCGAAGCAGGAGATTAAGAAGGCCTATCAGAAACTGGCCAAGAAGTGGCATCCTGATGTCAACAAGGCTCCGGAGGCGGAGGCGAAGTTCAAGGAAGCAGCCGAAGCGTACGAAGTGCTGGGTAATGAAGAGAAGCGGGAAATCTATGATGAGGAGCTCCGCTACGGCTCCGGCCGTGCGGGAGCGCGGGGGCCGCGGGGCAACGGATCAGCCTCCTCGTCGTCGTGGGAAACGCCCTTTGGTGCGGGCTGGAGCAGCGGAGCTGGCTCCGGCGGCATCGCCGAAGAAGACCTGTTCGGGATGTTCTTCGGCAGCCGGGGGGCGGCTGAGCGGTCCGGTTTTGATTTTTTTGGCGGCGGAGCTGCCCGCCAGAGCGGAGACCCCTGGGCTGACGGGTACAGTACAATGCAGGCCCAGCTGGATATTACACTGGAGCAGGCGTACCGGGGCGGAAGCATCAGTGTTCAGGCCGGAGGCAAGGATCTGAATGTGCAGATTCCGGCGCGCTCGGCTGAAGGGACGGTCATCCGGGTTCCCGGCGGCAGCGCAGGAGAGGGAGGCGACCTGCTGATCTCACTGCATCTCCTGCCGCATGACATTTATGAGCCGGACGGCGGGGATTTGCTCGGCACGATTGAGATTGCCCCCTGGCAGGCGGTGCTTGGCGGGGAAGCCAGGGTGGCGCTGCCGGATGGCAGCAGCGTCAAGCTAAAGATTCCCGCAGGGATGCCGGGCGGCCGGTCGCTGCGGCTCTCCGGCAAGGGGCTTAAGCGTCCGGACGGTACGAACGGTGATATTCTGTTCAAGCTTGAGCTCGTTATTCCGGCAGAGACCTCGGAGGCCGAGAAGAAGCTGTACCGCCAGCTGGCCGATTCCGGCAGCTTCCAGGCCGGAGCGAAGCGGCAGGCTCCCGGCGGGGCACAGCGGCGCAGAGCCACCACGGGATAA
- a CDS encoding Hsp20/alpha crystallin family protein: protein MFDLVPFGKRREDAFGVLAKSLNEVFNDDFFAPLTSSALSFRTDVRESEGAYLIEAELPGFKKEDINIDYTSPYLTIKAVRKEEKSEDNKEQMAVRRERRYGQYVRRFYVQDIAEEGIRASLQDGVLSLEVPKRQKTQGKRIEIQDGGGSSGGPLQ, encoded by the coding sequence ATGTTTGATTTGGTTCCGTTTGGTAAACGCAGAGAAGATGCTTTTGGTGTGCTGGCCAAGTCGCTGAACGAAGTATTTAACGATGATTTCTTCGCACCGCTCACAAGCTCAGCGCTGTCCTTCCGGACCGATGTCCGCGAGAGTGAAGGAGCATATCTGATTGAAGCCGAGCTTCCGGGATTCAAAAAAGAGGATATCAACATCGACTATACCAGCCCATACTTGACGATTAAGGCAGTCCGCAAAGAAGAGAAGAGCGAAGACAACAAGGAGCAAATGGCCGTGCGCCGCGAACGGCGGTATGGCCAGTATGTGCGCCGCTTCTACGTTCAGGATATTGCGGAGGAAGGCATCCGCGCATCACTTCAGGACGGCGTGCTGAGCCTTGAGGTGCCGAAGCGGCAGAAGACTCAGGGCAAACGTATTGAAATTCAGGATGGCGGAGGCTCATCCGGCGGGCCGCTGCAGTAA
- a CDS encoding GNAT family protein, translating to MTKHSALLTGAQVYLRPLNGEDAGLYYHMFYGTEVRRLTGTKKHITKEQIAGYIERKAGDDSTVLLLIALKENDEVIGDIAIQDIDPDNRSANLRIAIGEERYQGQGYGREALLLMLDYGFGILNLHRIELEVYSYNARAAHVYESVGFVREGVRRDTLFYNHEYHDVIMMGMLESEYRARYVK from the coding sequence ATGACTAAGCATTCAGCGCTTTTGACAGGAGCACAGGTATATCTGCGCCCGCTTAACGGGGAAGACGCCGGATTATATTATCATATGTTCTATGGTACAGAGGTCCGCAGACTTACGGGAACGAAGAAGCATATAACGAAAGAGCAGATTGCCGGCTATATTGAGCGCAAAGCGGGAGATGACAGTACGGTGCTGCTGCTTATTGCCCTGAAGGAGAATGATGAGGTGATCGGTGACATCGCCATTCAGGATATCGACCCGGACAACCGCAGTGCGAATCTGCGGATCGCCATCGGTGAGGAACGCTATCAGGGACAAGGGTACGGGCGTGAGGCGCTGCTGCTTATGCTGGACTACGGATTTGGTATTCTCAATCTGCACCGGATCGAGCTGGAGGTCTATAGCTATAATGCCCGTGCGGCGCATGTCTATGAATCGGTTGGATTTGTCCGGGAAGGGGTGCGGCGCGACACGTTATTTTACAACCATGAGTATCATGACGTAATTATGATGGGTATGCTGGAGAGCGAATACCGGGCACGTTATGTGAAATGA
- a CDS encoding PLP-dependent aminotransferase family protein, whose product MNEHSETPYYIQLYDYLAKEIISGTLPGGTRLPSIRRLAGLCGISATPVELAYQQLLAEGFIASKPRSGYYVLQIHISGTSAEAAGQTLPAAEPITPRDPRRYPYDFHMSRNDFTTFPHKIWRSLYQEQLTNPDLLQYGDPQGEPALRASIATYLRQFRGLRCTADQVVIGGDQYTLCSLLCLMLKERVTRLAIEDPGYHLLPAAFKRSGYEIKPIPLEEEGLQAGKLYGSGADAVYISPSHQFPRGMAMPVAGRLALLEWARSVSGYIIEDDYDGEFRYHGRPIPALQGLVPDSPVIYMCSFAQSFTPALCIHYMVLPRELLPVYHSLRSELYLEHSASRLHQIALHYFMERGYFEKHLRRIRLLYQRKHDLLVQAVSHYFGDAAALSGQGAGFHLLLTLKQPAAGGAHELAAAAGAAGIRVTPMSYTWWDKPGSNHPEFILGFGGIAGGLIDEGIRRLAEVWLGEAFQAEGK is encoded by the coding sequence TTGAACGAACACAGCGAAACCCCGTACTACATACAGCTCTATGATTATCTGGCAAAAGAAATCATCTCCGGCACCCTGCCCGGCGGCACGCGTCTGCCTTCGATCCGCCGGCTGGCCGGGCTGTGCGGCATCAGCGCCACCCCTGTCGAGCTGGCCTATCAGCAGCTGCTTGCGGAGGGCTTCATCGCCAGCAAGCCGCGCAGCGGCTATTATGTGCTGCAGATTCACATAAGCGGTACTTCAGCGGAAGCAGCAGGACAGACACTTCCGGCAGCCGAGCCTATAACCCCCCGCGATCCGCGGAGGTATCCGTATGATTTCCATATGTCCCGCAATGATTTCACCACGTTCCCGCATAAAATATGGCGCAGCCTCTATCAGGAGCAGCTGACGAATCCCGATCTGCTGCAATACGGCGATCCGCAGGGGGAGCCTGCGCTCCGCGCCAGCATTGCCACTTATCTGCGGCAGTTCCGCGGGCTGCGCTGCACGGCCGATCAGGTCGTTATCGGCGGCGACCAGTATACGCTCTGTTCGCTGCTGTGCCTGATGCTTAAGGAACGGGTAACCCGGCTCGCAATTGAGGATCCGGGATATCATCTGCTGCCGGCAGCGTTCAAACGCAGCGGTTATGAGATTAAGCCCATTCCGCTGGAAGAGGAGGGCCTGCAGGCAGGGAAGCTGTATGGCAGCGGGGCAGACGCTGTATATATCTCTCCCTCTCATCAGTTCCCCCGCGGGATGGCTATGCCGGTTGCAGGACGCCTCGCCTTGCTGGAGTGGGCGCGGTCTGTGAGCGGCTATATCATTGAGGATGATTATGACGGGGAGTTCCGCTATCACGGGCGGCCCATTCCAGCCCTTCAGGGACTGGTCCCGGACAGTCCTGTCATCTATATGTGCAGCTTTGCCCAGTCATTCACTCCTGCACTCTGCATTCATTATATGGTTCTGCCCCGGGAGCTGCTGCCTGTCTATCACAGCCTGAGAAGCGAGCTGTATCTGGAGCATTCGGCCTCGCGGCTGCATCAGATTGCCCTGCATTATTTCATGGAACGGGGCTACTTTGAGAAGCATCTGCGCAGGATAAGGCTGCTCTACCAGCGCAAGCATGACCTGCTGGTACAGGCGGTCAGTCATTACTTCGGAGATGCCGCGGCGCTCAGCGGCCAGGGTGCAGGCTTCCATCTGCTGCTGACACTGAAGCAGCCGGCAGCGGGTGGTGCACACGAGCTTGCCGCCGCAGCCGGGGCTGCCGGTATCCGCGTCACACCCATGTCTTATACATGGTGGGACAAGCCGGGCAGTAATCATCCTGAGTTCATTCTGGGCTTCGGCGGTATTGCCGGGGGACTGATTGACGAAGGCATCCGCAGACTGGCGGAGGTATGGCTTGGGGAAGCTTTCCAGGCAGAGGGCAAATGA